A part of Puntigrus tetrazona isolate hp1 chromosome 21, ASM1883169v1, whole genome shotgun sequence genomic DNA contains:
- the mzt2b gene encoding mitotic-spindle organizing protein 2 isoform X2 has translation MSQSGQPGAMPSAPDSPSLSVTVSGNVQKYSIKKKKVLNAEETELFELTQAAGIVIDQEVFKIIVDLLKMNVAPLAVFQTLKAMCAGQKVSETSTGDASTASHTTTAPSESREEGVVSGKSTKTAAPPSASVPRPPRGGAKIVVYSAGDTSAPVSQVRSKTSSGQGEKSARDGSSQRVPRQVSATRGQKSAKSSGSSSSSSQLTSN, from the exons ATGTCACAGTCAGGGCAGCCCGGCGCGATGCCCTCGGCCCCGGACTCCCCGTCTCTGAGCGTCACCGTCAGCGGGAACGTGCAGAAATACAGCATCAAGAAGAAGAAGGTCCTGAATGCGGAGGAGACTGAGCTGTTCGAGCTCACTCAGGCTGCTGGGATAGTCATTGATCAGGAGGTTTTCAA GATCATAGTGGACCTGTTAAAGATGAACGTGGCTCCTCTGGCAGTCTTTCAGACCCTAAAGGCCATGTGTGCGGGGCAGAAGGTCTCTGAAACATCCACCGGTGACGCTTCCACAGCGTCCCACACCACCACCGCGCCTTCAGAGTCTAGAG AGGAGGGTGTGGTCTCAGGAAAGAGCACTAAAACTGCAGCCCCTCCCTCTGCATCGGTGCCCCGCCCACCTAGAGGAGGGGCTAAGATAGTGGTCTACAGTGCGGGTGACACGAGCGCTCCTGTCTCTCAag TACGCAGTAAAACGAGTTCAGGGCAAGGGGAGAAATCGGCAAGAGATGGTTCTAGCCAGCGAGTGCCACGACAGGTCAGCGCCACCAGAGGTCAGAAGAGCGCAAAGAGCTCAGGAAGCAGCAGCTCGTCTTCTCAGCTCACCTCCAACTGA
- the mzt2b gene encoding mitotic-spindle organizing protein 2 isoform X1 has protein sequence MSQSGQPGAMPSAPDSPSLSVTVSGNVQKYSIKKKKVLNAEETELFELTQAAGIVIDQEVFKIIVDLLKMNVAPLAVFQTLKAMCAGQKVSETSTGDASTASHTTTAPSESREEEGVVSGKSTKTAAPPSASVPRPPRGGAKIVVYSAGDTSAPVSQVRSKTSSGQGEKSARDGSSQRVPRQVSATRGQKSAKSSGSSSSSSQLTSN, from the exons ATGTCACAGTCAGGGCAGCCCGGCGCGATGCCCTCGGCCCCGGACTCCCCGTCTCTGAGCGTCACCGTCAGCGGGAACGTGCAGAAATACAGCATCAAGAAGAAGAAGGTCCTGAATGCGGAGGAGACTGAGCTGTTCGAGCTCACTCAGGCTGCTGGGATAGTCATTGATCAGGAGGTTTTCAA GATCATAGTGGACCTGTTAAAGATGAACGTGGCTCCTCTGGCAGTCTTTCAGACCCTAAAGGCCATGTGTGCGGGGCAGAAGGTCTCTGAAACATCCACCGGTGACGCTTCCACAGCGTCCCACACCACCACCGCGCCTTCAGAGTCTAGAG AAGAGGAGGGTGTGGTCTCAGGAAAGAGCACTAAAACTGCAGCCCCTCCCTCTGCATCGGTGCCCCGCCCACCTAGAGGAGGGGCTAAGATAGTGGTCTACAGTGCGGGTGACACGAGCGCTCCTGTCTCTCAag TACGCAGTAAAACGAGTTCAGGGCAAGGGGAGAAATCGGCAAGAGATGGTTCTAGCCAGCGAGTGCCACGACAGGTCAGCGCCACCAGAGGTCAGAAGAGCGCAAAGAGCTCAGGAAGCAGCAGCTCGTCTTCTCAGCTCACCTCCAACTGA
- the mzt2b gene encoding mitotic-spindle organizing protein 2 isoform X3, with product MSQSGQPGAMPSAPDSPSLSVTVSGNVQKYSIKKKKVLNAEETELFELTQAAGIVIDQEVFKIIVDLLKMNVAPLAVFQTLKAMCAGQKVSETSTGDASTASHTTTAPSESRVRSKTSSGQGEKSARDGSSQRVPRQVSATRGQKSAKSSGSSSSSSQLTSN from the exons ATGTCACAGTCAGGGCAGCCCGGCGCGATGCCCTCGGCCCCGGACTCCCCGTCTCTGAGCGTCACCGTCAGCGGGAACGTGCAGAAATACAGCATCAAGAAGAAGAAGGTCCTGAATGCGGAGGAGACTGAGCTGTTCGAGCTCACTCAGGCTGCTGGGATAGTCATTGATCAGGAGGTTTTCAA GATCATAGTGGACCTGTTAAAGATGAACGTGGCTCCTCTGGCAGTCTTTCAGACCCTAAAGGCCATGTGTGCGGGGCAGAAGGTCTCTGAAACATCCACCGGTGACGCTTCCACAGCGTCCCACACCACCACCGCGCCTTCAGAGTCTAGAG TACGCAGTAAAACGAGTTCAGGGCAAGGGGAGAAATCGGCAAGAGATGGTTCTAGCCAGCGAGTGCCACGACAGGTCAGCGCCACCAGAGGTCAGAAGAGCGCAAAGAGCTCAGGAAGCAGCAGCTCGTCTTCTCAGCTCACCTCCAACTGA